The sequence CCACGCTGCGCCCGTTGGCGTTCATAAGCCGCCGTGGCCGGAGCAGGACCAGCTGGGCATCCCCCAGCGGGGCCAGGGCGAGGTCGGCGGCACAGTGCCGGTCGCGCGTCCAACTCTCCGCCACACCCAGCCGCCGCGCCAGCTGCCCCAGCACCGCCATGCCTACGCTGTGTCGCGTGCCAGGCAGTCCGGGATTCCCCAGGCCAGCCACCTGCGGGCGGcaccagggaaactgaggcccaacaACTCTCGCCACCCCCGACCTCACAGCGTCCCGTGGGCTCCAAAGCAGAGGAGCGGAAACGCAGAGCAACGCTGCAGTGGGGAAGGGGCGCGAAGAAAGGGCCCAGAAACCCGACCCCCGAGAACTCCAGAAGGCTGGGCAGGCAGGGCGCCCTAGTGCAGGAACGGAGCTTCTGGAAGTTTGGAGCCCGTCGAGCACCGGACCCACCAGTTAAGAAAACAGAGCAGCAATTTGGGGGCACTCGGCTCCCGGGACATAATGGCCGAACTGAAGCTAGGGACCGGGGGCCCCTACGTCGCCGCCCCACGCCACTCACCATCCACCGCTTCCCCGGGGGCCGAGGCTCCAAAACGCATCGGCTCATGGCTCGACTCAGCCACTGTCCGGCGCCCAAAAAGCCGCGCGGCCTCATGCTGCCCCCATTCCCGGCCCGGACACCGCCCCCTGACGTCATCACCCCGCAGCAGCCAATCGCGTTGCCATTTGTTTGGCGTCCACCGCCAACGTCCAATCCGAGCCGGGCTGCATGGCCGCCATGCTTCTGAGGGGCGGAAGCGGCGAGGTGGTGGCAGAGTCCGGGAGCCCAGGCGCCTTCAGTGGCGCGGCGTCACAGTGTCCCTGCGGGGTTTGTGTGGGACGCTTGGAGCTCTTGCTTGACCTTCGGTTGGG is a genomic window of Chlorocebus sabaeus isolate Y175 chromosome 12, mChlSab1.0.hap1, whole genome shotgun sequence containing:
- the PTRH1 gene encoding peptidyl-tRNA hydrolase isoform X1, whose product is MTSGGGVRAGNGGSMRPRGFLGAGQWLSRAMSRCVLEPRPPGKRWMVAGLGNPGLPGTRHSVGMAVLGQLARRLGVAESWTRDRHCAADLALAPLGDAQLVLLRPRRLMNANGRSVARAAELFGLTAEEVYLVHDELDKPLGRLALKLGGSARGHNGVRSCISCLNSNAMPRLRVGIGRPTHPEAVQAHVLGCFSPAEQELLPLLLDRATDLILDHIRERSQGPSLGP
- the PTRH1 gene encoding peptidyl-tRNA hydrolase isoform X4; the encoded protein is MTSGGGVRAGNGGSMRPRGFLGAGQWLSRAMSRCVLEPRPPGKRWMVAGLGNPGLPGTRHSVGMAVLGQLARRLGVAESWTRDRHCAADLALAPLGDAQLVLLRPRRLMNANGRSVARAAELFGLTAEEVYLVHDELDKPLGRLALKLGGSARQCQGCGWASGARHTLRQYRPMCWAASPLLNRSCCLCCWIEPPT
- the PTRH1 gene encoding peptidyl-tRNA hydrolase isoform X3, which codes for MTSGGGVRAGNGGSMRPRGFLGAGQWLSRAMSRCVLEPRPPGKRWMVAGLGNPGLPGTRHSVGMAVLGQLARRLGVAESWTRDRHCAADLALAPLGDAQLVLLRPRRLMNANGRSVARAGATMESVPALAASTPMQCQGCGWASGARHTLRQYRPMCWAASPLLNRSCCLCCWIEPPT
- the PTRH1 gene encoding peptidyl-tRNA hydrolase isoform X2, with amino-acid sequence MTSGGGVRAGNGGSMRPRGFLGAGQWLSRAMSRCVLEPRPPGKRWMVAGLGNPGLPGTRHSVGMAVLGQLARRLGVAESWTRDRHCAADLALAPLGDAQLVLLRPRRLMNANGRSVARAAELFGLTAEEVYLVHDELDKPLGRLALKLGGSARGHNGVRSCISCLNSNELLPLLLDRATDLILDHIRERSQGPSLGP